A portion of the Candidatus Thermoplasmatota archaeon genome contains these proteins:
- a CDS encoding minichromosome maintenance protein MCM gives MIQYTDEELLSKWEEFFDQHGYESKITAIADVFPQKKSLDVTFEDLDRYDSDFAIHSLRNPARAVSAGEEAITSVVPPTDEDVSIHLRMRGLPRDRRIMIRDLRSKHVGRFIAIEGLVRKATEVRPMIVEAMFECMRCGHKFTTRQEGVAFREPLECPEGGCGKSASSTRFNLILDQSKFIDTQKIEVQEKPEILKGGAQPERLTAYCVDDLAGVITPGDRVVLNGELKSVQRTKMRTKSTVFDIFVDANSVESEQLQFKEIEVTDEDVARIKEVATDERIVENIISSISPVIFGLTTEKEALVLQLFGGVAKEMPDGTRIRGDIHVLLVGDPGTGKSQLLTYMSQLSPRSVYTAGKASSAAGLTAAAVRDEFGEGRWTLEAGAMVLGDGGLVCIDEIEKMNPQDRDAIHLGMEQQFISISKAGITATLPTRCAVLAAANPRFGRFDEHKFISEQIELSPTLLSRFDVIFSILDIPESRRDMDMADHMLKGHLVGELRKRMKEGIRTDIPDTEVFEPYFEPEFLRKYVAYAKEISPVLTPEAMAIIKEKYLEIRKQGEAEGSAVPITPRQLEAFVRLAEASARARLSESVTEDDARRSVRIVEYWLRKVAGEAGRFDIDIIVTGTSTSQREHMLALRDIIRELSGEEDSADISDIISMAEEKGIHSSRVESLLKRWSQEGEVYSPSKNRYKLVGRR, from the coding sequence GTGATTCAGTACACGGACGAGGAGCTACTATCGAAGTGGGAGGAGTTCTTCGATCAGCACGGCTACGAGTCGAAGATAACAGCGATAGCCGACGTCTTCCCTCAGAAGAAGAGCCTGGACGTCACGTTCGAGGATCTAGACAGATACGATTCCGATTTTGCCATACATTCCCTGAGGAACCCCGCGCGGGCCGTCTCGGCCGGCGAGGAGGCGATCACGAGCGTGGTCCCGCCAACGGACGAGGACGTGTCGATCCACCTGAGGATGAGGGGTCTCCCGCGCGACCGGAGGATTATGATCCGCGACCTGAGGAGCAAGCACGTCGGGCGGTTCATCGCCATCGAGGGGTTGGTCCGGAAAGCGACAGAGGTCCGGCCCATGATAGTCGAGGCCATGTTCGAGTGCATGAGGTGCGGACACAAGTTCACCACGAGGCAGGAGGGGGTGGCGTTCCGCGAACCCTTGGAGTGCCCGGAGGGCGGCTGCGGCAAGAGCGCGAGCTCCACCCGATTCAATCTCATCCTCGACCAGTCCAAGTTCATCGACACTCAGAAGATCGAGGTCCAGGAGAAGCCTGAGATACTGAAGGGCGGCGCGCAGCCGGAGAGGCTGACCGCGTACTGCGTGGACGACCTCGCCGGGGTCATCACGCCCGGCGACAGGGTGGTACTAAACGGCGAGCTGAAGAGCGTCCAGAGGACGAAGATGCGTACCAAGTCGACCGTGTTCGACATCTTCGTTGACGCCAACAGCGTGGAGTCCGAGCAGTTGCAGTTCAAGGAGATCGAGGTCACCGATGAGGACGTCGCGAGGATCAAGGAGGTCGCAACTGACGAGAGGATAGTCGAGAACATAATCTCCTCGATATCCCCGGTCATATTCGGACTGACGACGGAGAAGGAGGCGCTCGTGCTGCAGCTCTTCGGCGGGGTGGCGAAGGAGATGCCCGACGGCACGAGGATCCGAGGGGACATACACGTACTCCTCGTCGGCGACCCAGGTACGGGGAAGAGCCAGCTGCTGACGTACATGAGCCAACTCTCCCCGCGGTCCGTCTACACGGCGGGGAAGGCGTCGTCCGCGGCGGGCCTCACGGCAGCAGCGGTGCGCGACGAGTTCGGCGAGGGGCGGTGGACGCTCGAGGCGGGCGCGATGGTCCTGGGCGACGGCGGGCTGGTGTGCATCGATGAGATAGAGAAGATGAACCCGCAGGACAGGGACGCCATACACCTGGGGATGGAGCAGCAGTTCATATCCATCTCGAAAGCGGGGATAACCGCCACGCTCCCGACGCGCTGCGCGGTACTGGCCGCCGCGAACCCGCGTTTCGGCAGGTTCGACGAGCACAAGTTCATCTCGGAGCAGATAGAGCTCTCCCCGACGCTGCTTTCGCGTTTTGACGTCATATTCTCCATACTCGACATCCCGGAGTCCAGAAGGGACATGGATATGGCCGACCATATGTTGAAGGGGCACCTTGTCGGCGAGCTGAGGAAGAGGATGAAGGAGGGCATCCGCACGGACATACCCGACACCGAGGTGTTCGAGCCCTACTTCGAACCGGAGTTCCTGCGCAAGTACGTGGCCTACGCGAAGGAGATCAGTCCCGTCCTCACGCCCGAGGCGATGGCTATCATAAAGGAGAAGTACCTGGAGATAAGGAAGCAGGGCGAGGCGGAGGGCTCGGCCGTTCCCATCACTCCGAGGCAGCTCGAGGCGTTCGTGAGGCTGGCGGAGGCGAGCGCGAGAGCGCGATTGAGCGAGTCCGTGACGGAGGACGACGCCAGGCGGTCGGTCAGGATCGTCGAGTACTGGCTCCGCAAGGTCGCCGGCGAGGCGGGGAGGTTCGACATCGACATAATCGTCACGGGCACGAGCACGTCGCAGCGTGAGCATATGTTGGCGCTCAGGGACATAATCCGCGAGCTGTCGGGAGAGGAGGACAGCGCCGACATCTCGGACATCATCTCCATGGCGGAGGAGAAGGGCATACACTCCAGCAGGGTCGAGTCCCTCCTGAAGCGATGGAGTCAAGAAGGAGAAGTCTATTCACCATCCAAGAACAGGTACAAGCTTGTTGGTAGGCGATAG
- a CDS encoding DUF424 family protein, whose product MRTYTKGVELLLAACDSDILGKTFKDGELQIECGRFYDGEEVSVEEFTAQLRQCTIANLVGKKTVEAAISEGFVDENCVIWIGGVPHAQMVMM is encoded by the coding sequence GTGCGAACTTACACAAAGGGCGTCGAGCTCCTCCTCGCGGCGTGCGACAGCGATATTCTCGGGAAAACGTTCAAGGACGGCGAGCTGCAGATAGAGTGCGGCCGCTTCTACGACGGTGAGGAGGTCTCCGTCGAGGAGTTCACTGCCCAGCTGCGCCAGTGCACGATAGCCAACCTCGTGGGCAAGAAGACCGTGGAGGCGGCCATCAGCGAGGGGTTCGTGGACGAGAACTGCGTCATCTGGATAGGCGGCGTCCCGCACGCCCAGATGGTGATGATGTGA
- a CDS encoding fumarate hydratase, whose translation MIPEDSIKEACVEILRRSATQLPMDAVNALRQGYENETDDVPRMQLKAILDNIDLAVKTGTPMCQDTGVHIFFVNIGKVDVNGLDSVINEAVAEATESVPLRPNAVHPLTRKNPGTNVGVRMPYINYHFSDNDYLEIGVMPKGAGSENMSRLAMLTPAKGLKGIKEFALETMLKAGGKPCPPVIFGLGIGGSADIAMHLGKQALLRPLGERHPEEDIANLEQEILAAINDLGIGPMGMGGNTTLLGVSAEYAHCHTASLPVAINIQCWAARRSIVRMYPDGLTEYPLEVIQ comes from the coding sequence ATGATTCCTGAGGATAGCATCAAGGAAGCTTGTGTTGAGATATTGAGGCGATCCGCCACGCAGCTGCCGATGGACGCCGTGAACGCGCTGAGGCAGGGCTACGAGAACGAGACGGACGATGTCCCGAGGATGCAGCTGAAGGCGATACTGGACAACATCGACCTCGCTGTGAAGACGGGAACCCCGATGTGCCAGGACACTGGCGTGCACATATTCTTCGTCAACATAGGCAAGGTCGACGTCAACGGACTGGACAGCGTGATCAATGAGGCTGTGGCAGAGGCTACCGAGTCCGTTCCGCTGAGACCGAACGCCGTCCACCCGCTCACGCGCAAGAACCCGGGCACGAACGTGGGCGTGAGGATGCCCTACATCAACTACCACTTCTCGGACAACGACTACCTCGAGATCGGCGTTATGCCCAAGGGCGCTGGGTCGGAGAACATGAGCCGCCTGGCGATGTTGACGCCCGCGAAGGGGTTGAAGGGCATCAAGGAGTTCGCGCTCGAAACGATGCTCAAAGCAGGCGGGAAGCCGTGCCCGCCAGTGATCTTCGGACTCGGGATCGGCGGCTCGGCGGACATCGCGATGCACCTGGGAAAGCAGGCCCTGCTGCGCCCGCTGGGCGAAAGACACCCGGAGGAGGATATCGCGAACCTCGAGCAGGAGATTCTCGCCGCGATAAACGACCTCGGCATCGGCCCGATGGGAATGGGCGGGAACACCACGCTGCTCGGCGTGAGCGCTGAGTACGCGCACTGCCATACCGCAAGCCTACCGGTCGCGATCAACATCCAGTGCTGGGCGGCCCGCCGGTCGATCGTGAGGATGTATCCAGATGGCCTAACAGAATACCCGCTGGAGGTGATCCAGTGA
- a CDS encoding FumA C-terminus/TtdB family hydratase beta subunit → MSEKHLTVPLSEEDVRSLDAGDIVYLDGIVYTGRDEVHIHALEHAKEGKEIPVDFKDGVIFHCGPIMKKDGDKWVTVAAGPTTSSRMNSLEPEFIEKFGVRAVIGKGGMSAPTIEACQKFGCVYFAITGGAAVSIAKGVEDVLGVEWFELGMPEAIWILKTKNLGPLIVGIDTKGNSLFADVDKEVEANIPKAREKLGI, encoded by the coding sequence GTGAGTGAGAAGCACTTGACGGTTCCGCTGAGCGAGGAGGACGTCCGCTCCCTCGACGCGGGCGACATCGTCTACCTCGACGGCATCGTCTACACGGGCAGGGACGAGGTGCACATCCACGCGCTCGAGCACGCGAAGGAGGGCAAGGAGATTCCGGTCGACTTCAAGGACGGGGTCATCTTCCACTGCGGGCCGATAATGAAGAAGGATGGAGACAAGTGGGTAACTGTCGCGGCGGGGCCGACGACGAGCTCGAGGATGAATTCCCTCGAACCCGAGTTCATAGAGAAGTTCGGCGTGCGCGCCGTGATAGGCAAGGGCGGCATGTCCGCTCCTACGATCGAGGCGTGCCAGAAGTTCGGCTGCGTGTACTTCGCCATCACGGGCGGGGCGGCTGTGTCGATCGCCAAAGGCGTCGAGGACGTGCTCGGTGTGGAGTGGTTCGAGCTCGGCATGCCCGAGGCCATATGGATCCTCAAGACGAAGAACCTGGGCCCGCTCATCGTGGGGATCGACACGAAGGGCAACAGCCTCTTCGCGGACGTGGACAAGGAAGTGGAGGCGAACATCCCGAAAGCGAGGGAGAAGCTCGGGATCTAG
- a CDS encoding MFS transporter, whose amino-acid sequence MDRRLLVAYMGGFIGPLAGNTILALIEPLKDAYGVGIEQILLSIPVYMIPFVLFQLFSGTISDHLGRKAVVASGFLIYSVGSFLCGWAPDINAFLGGRFVQGLGFAFVTPVLHAIVGDFTRDDRRGVSMGIFGAVTAAAVSTGPLIAGFMNTIDWRWTFYLIALLAVLVFVAIQVAFRGGEEKHARQKSDVSIRKIATDPGVIALCAAGFLTFFVFIGVISYTSDALSLNPYFYDPATIGIVLFAGGIGGVIISPFAGMLVDKIGRFRTGSIGFVFTSVGMLIFYFASGFWGFILAMVVVGCAAAAVWASLLTLTVEIVPERRGAVASLFNSSRFAGYAISPVLFAGVYFSMGVGPLYLASALLTLLGIVIMVWMKRILAKRS is encoded by the coding sequence GTGGACAGGAGACTTCTCGTCGCGTACATGGGCGGGTTCATCGGCCCGCTCGCGGGGAACACAATCCTTGCGCTGATCGAACCTCTCAAGGATGCATACGGAGTCGGAATCGAGCAGATTCTTCTCTCCATTCCCGTCTATATGATCCCGTTCGTCCTCTTCCAGCTCTTCTCCGGAACGATATCGGATCATCTGGGTCGGAAGGCGGTCGTCGCCTCGGGTTTCCTGATATACTCCGTCGGATCGTTCCTCTGCGGCTGGGCTCCAGATATCAATGCCTTCCTGGGCGGGAGGTTCGTGCAAGGCCTCGGGTTCGCGTTCGTGACACCCGTCCTTCACGCCATCGTGGGAGACTTCACGCGTGATGACAGGCGCGGCGTCTCCATGGGTATCTTCGGGGCCGTGACTGCCGCAGCGGTGTCCACTGGGCCGCTCATCGCAGGATTCATGAACACGATCGACTGGCGGTGGACGTTCTATCTCATCGCCTTGCTCGCGGTGCTCGTCTTCGTCGCCATACAGGTTGCCTTCCGCGGCGGAGAGGAGAAGCACGCCCGCCAGAAGTCCGATGTTTCGATTCGCAAGATAGCGACCGACCCGGGCGTCATTGCCCTCTGCGCGGCGGGATTCCTCACCTTCTTCGTCTTCATCGGCGTCATCTCCTACACCTCGGACGCGCTATCACTCAATCCTTACTTCTACGATCCCGCGACCATCGGCATCGTACTCTTCGCTGGTGGCATTGGCGGAGTGATAATCTCTCCCTTTGCGGGCATGCTTGTCGACAAGATCGGGCGGTTCAGGACGGGCTCGATAGGCTTCGTCTTCACGTCCGTAGGCATGCTCATCTTCTACTTCGCCTCGGGATTCTGGGGCTTCATTCTTGCCATGGTCGTCGTCGGTTGCGCTGCAGCGGCGGTCTGGGCCTCGCTGCTCACGTTGACGGTCGAGATAGTCCCCGAGCGGCGGGGAGCCGTGGCCTCTCTCTTCAACAGCTCCAGGTTTGCGGGCTACGCCATTTCTCCCGTGCTCTTCGCTGGTGTTTATTTCTCCATGGGAGTGGGACCCTTGTATCTCGCCTCGGCGCTACTCACTCTGCTCGGGATAGTGATTATGGTCTGGATGAAGAGGATTCTCGCGAAGAGGTCCTAG
- the radB gene encoding DNA repair and recombination protein RadB: MKFPLECRTIDEMLAGGIEGSCITLIYGEGGSGKTNFVLQLARNIARENKVLFIDTEGVSIERLKQMSGDEHEHILKNILFSEPYTFSEQRKIVEKATNLAEKNKDVGGIIVDSATTYYRLTRLQDEFRERKNLADQVTKLLRISRTRDIPVVLTSQVYTDIKTGTYEPLGGHMLSHNAKTIISLEKTGPHKRQAVLMKHRHLAEGLVAPFTLTDKGLEC; the protein is encoded by the coding sequence GTGAAGTTCCCGCTGGAGTGCAGAACCATCGACGAGATGCTGGCTGGAGGAATCGAGGGCAGTTGCATAACCCTCATCTACGGGGAGGGAGGCAGCGGCAAGACCAACTTCGTCCTGCAGCTCGCGAGGAACATCGCGAGGGAGAACAAGGTGCTCTTCATCGACACCGAGGGCGTCTCGATCGAGCGGCTGAAGCAGATGAGCGGGGACGAGCACGAGCATATCCTGAAGAACATCCTTTTCTCCGAGCCCTACACGTTCAGCGAGCAGCGGAAGATCGTCGAGAAAGCGACCAACCTTGCGGAGAAGAACAAGGACGTCGGCGGAATAATCGTCGATTCCGCCACGACATACTACAGGCTGACGAGGCTCCAAGATGAGTTCCGGGAGAGGAAGAACCTCGCGGACCAGGTGACGAAGCTGCTTAGGATCTCGCGGACCCGTGACATACCCGTCGTGCTCACGAGCCAGGTCTACACGGACATAAAGACGGGGACATACGAGCCCCTGGGCGGTCACATGCTCTCGCACAACGCGAAGACGATAATCAGCCTCGAGAAGACGGGGCCGCACAAACGGCAAGCGGTTCTGATGAAGCACAGGCACCTGGCAGAGGGACTGGTGGCTCCCTTCACGCTGACCGACAAGGGCCTTGAGTGCTAG
- a CDS encoding polyprenyl synthetase family protein, whose translation MSPQGRTVDDFKAYLAEMVLPVEREMETFLEVKRQVPNLHDAMFYSLGLDVEDKKYRGKRIRPVLALLACESLGGTVEQAMPFAVASELLHNFLLTHDDIQDGDDFRHDRPSVWKEYGVDHGINVGDYLFAKMYEAALGTLERGVAENRVLRLLKLLTDTVSHTGEGQAMDISARQRNDLTADEYLETVIEKTGYYLACPVQGGAVIGGASEDVLDTLESYGKHIGPVFQIRDDVIDMTMGKGRGQKGSDVKEGKRSLLVVIASERCTDEEREELFTILDRPRTDTSDADVQRAFEIFRKHGAQERAEDIAQEFLVKCNQTLEELPSPLRENMQIASDHMLSREK comes from the coding sequence TTGAGTCCTCAGGGAAGGACGGTCGACGATTTCAAGGCCTATCTCGCCGAAATGGTACTGCCAGTCGAGCGGGAGATGGAGACGTTCCTGGAAGTCAAGAGGCAGGTGCCGAACCTGCACGACGCGATGTTCTACTCTCTCGGCCTGGACGTCGAGGACAAGAAGTACCGCGGGAAGAGGATCAGACCTGTCCTTGCCCTGTTGGCCTGCGAGAGCCTGGGCGGGACGGTCGAGCAGGCGATGCCCTTTGCTGTGGCATCGGAGCTCCTGCACAACTTCCTCCTCACGCACGATGACATCCAGGACGGGGACGACTTCAGGCACGACCGCCCCTCGGTTTGGAAGGAGTACGGGGTCGACCATGGGATCAACGTGGGCGATTACCTCTTCGCGAAGATGTACGAGGCGGCCCTCGGGACGCTGGAGCGGGGCGTCGCGGAGAACCGCGTTCTTCGGCTCCTGAAGCTCTTGACGGATACCGTCAGCCACACGGGCGAGGGCCAAGCGATGGACATCTCGGCCCGCCAGAGGAATGACCTCACCGCGGACGAGTACCTTGAGACAGTCATCGAGAAGACCGGCTACTACCTGGCATGCCCGGTGCAGGGTGGAGCGGTAATTGGCGGGGCATCGGAGGACGTCCTCGACACGCTGGAGAGCTACGGCAAGCACATCGGTCCCGTGTTCCAGATCAGGGACGACGTCATCGACATGACCATGGGAAAGGGCAGAGGCCAGAAGGGTTCCGACGTGAAGGAGGGGAAGAGGAGCCTGCTCGTCGTGATAGCCTCGGAGCGGTGCACGGACGAGGAGAGGGAGGAGCTCTTCACGATACTGGACAGGCCGCGCACCGACACCAGCGACGCAGACGTGCAGAGGGCCTTCGAGATATTCAGGAAGCACGGAGCGCAAGAACGGGCAGAAGACATCGCGCAGGAGTTCCTCGTCAAGTGCAACCAGACGCTGGAGGAGCTCCCGTCGCCGCTCAGGGAAAACATGCAGATCGCTTCCGACCATATGCTTTCGAGGGAGAAGTGA
- the fni gene encoding type 2 isopentenyl-diphosphate Delta-isomerase, with protein sequence MTQNRKREHVEIVSEEDVDADYRYWDDIVLVHKALPEIDVDEIDSGVEIFGKTLSAPLIISAMTGGFKEARKINENLAKAAAAVGIGMGVGSQRQALADPTLEDTFSVLKEHEIPLVISNVGAPQLIPQPSEKPLDLEDVQRAVTMIDADVLAVHLNFLQEIAQPEGDLKAKGCLKAISAIARVFPILAKETGAGISRDVAIALKKAGVVGIDVGGLGGTSWSAVEFYRAKKVHDQRKQELGKLYWNWGIPTPVSVVWANVGLPVIATGGVQNGLDVARAVALGASCAGMASRLLPAAKESYKAVESELTVIINELRAAMFLTGSSDVEELATREYVVQGNTAGWFKETEVLG encoded by the coding sequence ATGACTCAGAACAGGAAGAGGGAACACGTTGAGATAGTTTCGGAAGAGGACGTTGACGCCGATTATCGCTACTGGGACGACATCGTCCTCGTTCACAAGGCCCTGCCCGAGATCGATGTGGATGAGATTGACTCAGGCGTCGAGATCTTCGGGAAGACGCTGTCCGCCCCCCTCATCATATCCGCCATGACAGGCGGGTTCAAGGAGGCCAGGAAGATAAACGAGAACCTCGCGAAGGCCGCCGCCGCCGTTGGCATCGGCATGGGCGTCGGGAGCCAGAGACAGGCGCTGGCGGATCCGACACTGGAAGACACCTTCTCCGTCCTCAAGGAGCACGAGATCCCGCTCGTGATCAGCAACGTGGGCGCGCCGCAGCTCATTCCGCAGCCCAGCGAGAAACCCCTGGATCTCGAGGATGTGCAGAGGGCGGTGACAATGATCGACGCGGACGTTCTGGCGGTTCATCTGAACTTCCTTCAGGAGATCGCGCAGCCCGAGGGCGACCTGAAGGCGAAGGGTTGCCTGAAGGCCATATCCGCCATCGCCAGGGTCTTCCCCATCCTGGCCAAGGAGACCGGGGCGGGAATCTCCCGTGACGTCGCCATCGCACTGAAGAAGGCGGGCGTCGTGGGCATAGACGTCGGCGGGCTCGGCGGGACCAGCTGGTCGGCAGTCGAGTTCTATCGCGCGAAGAAGGTTCACGATCAGAGGAAGCAGGAGCTCGGAAAGCTGTACTGGAACTGGGGCATCCCGACGCCCGTCTCCGTTGTCTGGGCGAACGTGGGGCTCCCCGTCATCGCCACGGGCGGTGTCCAGAACGGTCTAGACGTCGCTCGAGCGGTCGCTCTGGGGGCCTCTTGCGCGGGAATGGCGTCCCGCCTCCTGCCAGCGGCGAAGGAGTCGTACAAGGCCGTCGAGTCCGAGCTCACGGTAATAATCAACGAGCTGCGGGCGGCCATGTTCCTTACAGGCTCGTCAGATGTGGAGGAGCTTGCCACAAGGGAGTACGTCGTTCAGGGTAACACGGCCGGCTGGTTCAAGGAGACGGAGGTTCTCGGTTGA
- a CDS encoding isopentenyl phosphate kinase family protein: protein MMLVKLGGSLITDKARLKTFRADRMRVLAQEIGLSGVEMILVHGAGSFGHILAKEHKLEDGYLNDKQLPGVSHVQRDVKTLNLMVMDALIAEGLKPVSLAPSSIVRLNDGALESIDYKPFKEYVRLDLMPVTFGDVVLDTEKKFAICSGDDLMLWLSREFKPEKAVFATDTDGVYSSYPPAEGEKAIEQLDWDTFKTIEGETARADVTGGIFRKLRLMFDIADMGVETWVINGGVDGRLMKFLMGHGAPGTQISRR, encoded by the coding sequence ATGATGCTGGTCAAACTCGGTGGGAGCCTGATAACCGACAAGGCGCGACTGAAGACCTTCCGGGCGGACAGGATGAGGGTCCTTGCACAGGAGATAGGCTTGTCGGGCGTGGAGATGATCCTCGTCCACGGTGCGGGCTCGTTCGGGCACATCCTCGCGAAGGAACACAAGCTGGAGGACGGATACCTGAACGATAAGCAGCTCCCAGGAGTATCGCACGTCCAGAGGGACGTGAAGACGCTGAACCTCATGGTGATGGACGCCCTAATCGCGGAGGGGCTCAAGCCCGTGTCCCTGGCGCCGAGCTCGATCGTCCGCCTCAACGACGGTGCACTGGAGTCGATCGACTACAAGCCCTTCAAAGAATACGTCCGCCTGGACCTGATGCCGGTGACCTTCGGCGACGTCGTTCTCGACACGGAGAAGAAGTTCGCCATATGCTCGGGCGATGACCTGATGCTGTGGCTATCGCGGGAGTTCAAGCCGGAGAAGGCGGTGTTCGCGACCGATACCGATGGCGTGTACTCGAGCTATCCGCCCGCGGAGGGCGAGAAGGCCATCGAGCAGCTTGACTGGGACACGTTCAAGACGATCGAGGGCGAGACGGCACGGGCCGACGTGACCGGCGGCATATTCAGGAAGCTCAGGCTCATGTTCGACATCGCTGACATGGGAGTGGAGACGTGGGTCATCAACGGCGGAGTGGACGGCAGGCTCATGAAGTTCCTCATGGGACACGGCGCTCCCGGGACCCAGATATCGAGGAGATAG
- a CDS encoding acylphosphatase, which translates to MKKIRLVIREGDRPIQDAGFRLCLLKEAQKQSITHFFAENLPDKKTVEALVGGKSKNVDEYIETVKKMGNDPERFIIDVEDYGGDIMEVIDYIHFLHTEQLAKGVGAVESLGKNLGTAIAQAGKDFAETISKGFRHMDDRFDEMPKRVAEELSK; encoded by the coding sequence GTGAAGAAGATCAGACTAGTGATTCGTGAAGGGGATAGGCCAATCCAAGATGCTGGATTCAGGCTCTGTCTTCTGAAAGAGGCTCAGAAGCAGTCCATAACTCATTTCTTCGCAGAGAATCTTCCGGACAAGAAAACAGTTGAGGCTCTGGTCGGCGGCAAGTCAAAGAATGTTGATGAGTACATCGAGACCGTGAAGAAGATGGGCAATGACCCAGAGCGATTCATAATTGATGTCGAGGACTACGGAGGTGACATAATGGAAGTCATCGACTATATCCACTTCCTGCATACCGAGCAATTGGCCAAGGGTGTGGGTGCTGTGGAATCTCTCGGAAAGAATCTCGGGACAGCAATAGCACAAGCGGGAAAGGATTTCGCGGAGACGATCTCGAAGGGATTCAGACATATGGATGACCGTTTTGACGAGATGCCCAAGAGGGTGGCAGAAGAGCTCAGCAAGTAG
- a CDS encoding 50S ribosomal protein L16 has protein sequence MPRKPARMYTPIRGQSYTRKKYMGGVPALRITQFDAGSRDKHFPVSVTLHAKEACQIRHIALEAARVTANRYIQKQAGRDYHLKIRIYPHNVLRENKIAQGAGADRISEGMRHAFGKAVGTAARIKRGQALITLRVNHSNIADAKEALRKAGAKIPTPIRIRITENEKKWI, from the coding sequence ATGCCCAGGAAACCCGCGAGGATGTACACGCCCATACGGGGTCAGTCCTACACCCGCAAGAAGTATATGGGCGGCGTCCCCGCCCTAAGGATCACCCAGTTCGACGCAGGCAGCAGGGACAAGCACTTCCCGGTTTCCGTGACCCTCCATGCGAAGGAGGCGTGCCAAATAAGGCATATCGCCCTGGAGGCCGCCCGTGTCACGGCGAACAGGTACATCCAAAAGCAGGCGGGAAGGGACTACCACCTCAAGATCAGGATATACCCGCACAACGTGCTCAGGGAGAACAAGATTGCCCAGGGCGCCGGCGCGGACAGGATATCCGAGGGAATGCGCCACGCGTTCGGGAAGGCCGTCGGGACCGCGGCCAGGATCAAGAGAGGTCAGGCCCTCATAACGCTCAGGGTCAATCACTCGAACATCGCCGATGCGAAAGAGGCCCTGAGAAAGGCAGGCGCGAAGATCCCGACACCGATAAGGATTCGGATCACTGAGAACGAGAAGAAGTGGATCTGA